The following are encoded together in the Homalodisca vitripennis isolate AUS2020 unplaced genomic scaffold, UT_GWSS_2.1 ScUCBcl_4730;HRSCAF=11086, whole genome shotgun sequence genome:
- the LOC124373048 gene encoding matrilysin-like — protein MRFSVLILCVAPLIAANKTLLYLEKYGYLNSNETSLTNNIKDAITRFQETFGLQVTGYENEETLKLMDTPRCGNSDEGIAPFSVNPLVKWNSTRVTWNMIGSGIQYANIVERAFSLYSKHSALEFRRSYSNPTIMVVISPKKHVAYYL, from the coding sequence atgcggtTCTCGGTATTAATTCtgtgtgtagctcctctgatagctgctaataaaactttgttgtacttggagaaATACGGCTATCTCAACAGCAACGAAACATCGCTGACTAACAATATTAAGGACGCCATTACGaggtttcaggagacgttcggACTACAGGTGACCGGATATGAAAACGAGGAGACGCTGAAGCTGATGGACACACCCAGATGCGGTAACTCGGACGAAGGCATAGCCCCGTTTTCCGTGAACCCATTAGTTAAATGGAACTCAACTCGGGTCACGTGGAACATGATTGGCTCTGGCATCCAGTATGCCAACATCGTTGAGAGAGCGTTTTCCTTGTACTCCAAGCACTCTGCTCTCGAATTCCGTAGAAGTTACAGTAATCCCACTATAATGGTAGTGATTTCCCCTAAGAAACACGTGGCGTACTACCTTTAA